The DNA window CAGCACCAGGCCATCCAACTGGCACAGGTCGACGATCACGGCATGCTCGCGCTCGCGAAACCCCTGCTCGCCCTCGACATCGAAAATCAGCGGGATGCTCGCCCCGGTGCGTTGTTCGATCACCTTGTCGGAGTCCTTGAACGGCAGGTGCAATTCTTTGGCGAGAAGCCTCCCGATGGTGCTCTTGCCAGCCCCCATCGGGCCTACGAGGATAAGGTTGCGCATCGACGGATCAGCGGTTCATCACAATGGCGGAAGCGCCCATGATACGCGGAGTGATGAAGACCAGCAGCTCGGATTTCTTGTCCTGCACCAGCTCCCGGCGAAAAAACCGCCCGACGAAAGGCAGATCGCCGAGCAGCGGTACCTTGTCCACCGATTTGCTCTGGGTCGTCGAGAAGACGCCGCCAATCACGATGGTCTCCTCATTGCCCACCAGCACCTTCGCATTCACTTCATTTTTCTTGATGGCCGGAACACCCGTGGTCGCGGCCTGGGAAAAATCCGGCTCGTCCTTGGTAACCCTCACGGCCAGGATGACGCGATTGTCCGGAGTGATCTGCGGCGTCACCTCCAGGGACAGCGAAGCCTCGCGGAAGGAGGTATTGACCGCGCCATTGGTATTGGTCGCCTGGTAGGGCACCTCGGCCCCCTTGAGGATCCGCGCCGTCTCCTTGTCCGCCGTCACCACCCTGGGCTGGGATACCACCTCGCCATTGCCGCTCTTCTCCATCGCCGACAGTTGCAGGTCCAGCAGCGCATCGTTGCCAACGAAGCCCAGGCCGATCCCCGACGTGGCCCCCACCGCGCCCATGTCCACGAAGGGTGAACTCTGCAATTCGATCCCGTCCGCGCCAAGCACGCCATCACGCCCCCAGGCGCTCCAGGCATTGCCACTGCGAACGCTACCGCCCCAGCGGACACCCAGGCTGCGGTCATAATCGACGCTCGCCTCTACGATGCGGGCCTCGATCATCACCTGGCGTATTGGGACATCCAGTTGCGCCACGATGCCACGCAGCTCTTCCAGCCGCTCACGGGACAGGTAGGCGACGAGACTGTTGCTGCGTTCGTCGACGGCAATGGAGCCCCGCCGTGCGGCGGGCGAGTCGGCTTCATCCGGCGCGGACTGGAACAGCTCGGCTATATCCGCCGCCCTGGCGTAATTGACCTGCACCACCTCGCGCTGCAATGGCAGCAGCTCGGCGTATTGCTGGCTCACTTCCAGCGCCTGGCGCTCGGCCTCGGCGATCTCATCGAGGGGCGCCACCAGCAACACGCCGCCCTCGCGCCGCAGCCCAAGGCCCTTGCTGCGCAATACCAGTGCGAGGGCCTGTTCGCCGGACACCTGCTGCAACCTGAGGGTGACCGTACCTTTCACGGCATCACTGACGATCAGGTTCCAGTCGGAAAAGTCGGCGATGATCTGCAGGGCGGCACGGACATCGATGTCCTGAAAATGCAATGACAACCGCTCCCCCCTCGGTGCCTCGGACAATACCTGGGCAGCACCGGGCTCGCCGCCATCCTGGGTTGCCGCCGATGTGCCAGCGCCCAATAGCCACGGCAAAACGGCCAGCACCAGCAGCGACCGCACACCGAAAGCCGACAGGTATCGCCCGCACGGTGCTCGCAGCACCGTTGCCAGGCCGTTCATGGCCGCACCGCCAGCACCAGTCGACGGGGGCGTTCATGCCAGCCGCCCTCACCGTCTGGAACGACCTCCAGCAACTCGATCGACGCCTCTTCGATCGCAACGACTCGCCCCCTGCTCGTCCCCAGGTAGTCACCCACGCCCACCCGGTGGACGCCACCCTCGCCTTTGGCGAGCCCATAGCGCCCCGTGCGCCCGGAAAGCCAACCGACCATGGTGAAGCGGGCGATATCGGCCCCTTCCAGCAGACCGCGAGGTTGCCCATTGCCGGGGAAATCCAGAGAGTCGCCTTGTCCATCCCCCTGGATCGCCTGGAAGGGATGCCGCAACGCCGCAGCGGTATAGGTAAAACCCTCGTATGCGGAAAAGACCGGCAGGGGCTCGGGAGGCAGCGCCGGCCTGGCCAGGGTTTCGGCCACGAAACCGGACAGATCACCCTTGGCGGCATGCTCATCGCACCCCGCCAGCAGCAGTATCGTCAGCAGACAGACTCGTTTCATTGGCTTACGTCCTTGTCTCGGTAGGCATAGGCTCGGGCCTGGATATCCATGCGCAGCCGGCCAGTGGGCGGCTTCTCCGGTCCGATGTCGAAGTCGTGCGGGGCCACCATTCCCGGCAACCTGGAGAGGTCACTGACGAAGGTCGCGAGCGCGTGGTACGTCCCTGTCAGGGAGAGCTGGATCGGTTGTTCTATATAAAAGGCGGATGCCGCCCCGGGCGGTAACCTGATCCCGTCGATCTGCACCCCACTCTCCAGCCCGCTGCGCGAGATAGCCTCCAGTACACCGGATACGCCACCATCGACCGGCCACTGCTGCACGACCCCATCGCGAGCCGAGCGCAGGTCGATCACCTGCTGCCGCAACGGCTCCAGGCCGCTCGCTCGGGCGGCCTGGCTGGAGAATCGCTGCCGAAGCAAGAGCTCCTGCGCCTCGGCCTGCCCCAATCGCGCCCTCACGTCATGCAGGCAGAGCCAATATTCCAGCGACAGGGATACGAGCAGCAGGCAGCCTGCACAGAGCACCTTGACCGTGGCCGGCCAACTTTCCGG is part of the Pseudomonas sp. ABC1 genome and encodes:
- a CDS encoding pilus assembly protein PilP, coding for MKRVCLLTILLLAGCDEHAAKGDLSGFVAETLARPALPPEPLPVFSAYEGFTYTAAALRHPFQAIQGDGQGDSLDFPGNGQPRGLLEGADIARFTMVGWLSGRTGRYGLAKGEGGVHRVGVGDYLGTSRGRVVAIEEASIELLEVVPDGEGGWHERPRRLVLAVRP
- a CDS encoding type 4a pilus biogenesis protein PilO; the protein is MSGLHLLDAVREVDFPERLARPESWPATVKVLCAGCLLLVSLSLEYWLCLHDVRARLGQAEAQELLLRQRFSSQAARASGLEPLRQQVIDLRSARDGVVQQWPVDGGVSGVLEAISRSGLESGVQIDGIRLPPGAASAFYIEQPIQLSLTGTYHALATFVSDLSRLPGMVAPHDFDIGPEKPPTGRLRMDIQARAYAYRDKDVSQ